The following proteins are encoded in a genomic region of Zea mays cultivar B73 chromosome 9, Zm-B73-REFERENCE-NAM-5.0, whole genome shotgun sequence:
- the LOC103639537 gene encoding uncharacterized protein LOC100273330, with protein MPPPSTAAAVSSIIRPTPPPAVSFHPVPLPQIRRRSSAGAAAASRLAVARAAASGARGGGDAETVFFDGGAHYGDLAANLLLGLTLLWLPLTLAAVSRAFILRYRFTSRRVTVVSGLSGADRTDFPYSSVTSVVVVPRFVGEWGDIVITLRDGTKVDLRSVPRFREVADYCRSMAAAEGSLVVS; from the coding sequence ATGCCGCCTCCGTCCACCGCCGCGGCAGTCTCCTCCATTATCCGCCCGACGCCGCCTCCGGCCGTATCCTTCCACCCCGTACCCCTCCCGCAGATCAGGCGGCGCTCATCAGCTGGCGCCGCAGCCGCTTCCCGGCTCGCCGTGGCGCGCGCCGCCGCCTcgggggcgcgcggcggcggcgacgccGAGACGGTGTTCTTCGACGGCGGCGCGCACTACGGCGACCTGGCGGCGAACCTGCTCCTGGGGCTGACCCTGCTGTGGCTGCCGCTGACGCTGGCGGCCGTGTCCCGCGCGTTCATCCTGCGGTACCGCTTCACCTCCCGGCGCGTGACGGTGGTCTCGGGGCTCTCCGGCGCCGACCGCACCGACTTCCCCTACTCGTCCGTCACGTCCGTGGTGGTCGTGCCGCGGTTCGTGGGCGAGTGGGGCGACATCGTCATCACGCTCAGGGACGGCACCAAGGTCGACCTCAGGAGCGTGCCCAGGTTCCGCGAGGTCGCCGACTACTGCCGCTCCATGGCCGCCGCTGAGGGCTCCCTCGTCGTCAGCTAG
- the LOC100191980 gene encoding Probable serine/threonine-protein kinase PBL3 gives MGNCIDTTARVDHSMNNAAYPSKVTSKTSLSSVPSTIKSNSSRSTLTLPSMRDRNELPTPRTEGEILSSSNLKAFTFNDLKNATKNFRPDSLLGEGGFGHVYKGWIDEHTLAPSRPGSGMVVAVKKLKPEGFQGHKEWLTEVDYLGQLHHKNLVKLIGYCSDGDNRLLVYEFMPKGSLENHLFRRGADPLSWAIRLKVAIGAARGLSFLHDAENQVIYRDFKASNILLDSEFNAKLSDFGLAKAGPTGDKTHVSTQVMGTHGYAAPEYIATGRLSAKADVYSFGVVLLELLTGRRALDKSKPGFEQNLVDWARPHLGDKRRLYRIMDTKLGGQYPKKGANAIASIASQCICGDAKLRPPMSQVLEELEQLQDAKYGAPSPLVDIRKASHAAPKSPMTSTPKSPLSSTPKSPMRAQPAARPSPRRSLGAAAPLAGYRTAQVH, from the exons ATGGGGAATTGCATCGACACCACGGCGCGGGTAGATCACAGCATGAACAATGCTGCCT ACCCATCAAAAGTGACCAGCAAGACAAGTTTGTCGTCAGTCCCTTCCACAATTAAGAGCAACTCAAGTCGTTCAACACTGACTCTTCCATCAATGAGAGATCGAAATGAGCTTCCTACTCCTCGGACAGAAGGTGAAATATTGTCATCTTCTAATTTGAAGGCATTCACGTTCAATGATCTAAAAAATGCAACCAAGAACTTCCGACCGGACAGCCTTCTTGGGGAAGGAGGGTTTGGGCATGTCTACAAAGGTTGGATTGATGAGCACACGCTTGCTCCTTCAAGACCTGGGAGTGGTATGGTTGTTGCTGTGAAGAAGCTTAAACCGGAAGGTTTTCAAGGACACAAGGAATGGCTG ACAGAGGTTGATTACCTTGGCCAACTTCACCACAAGAATCTTGTTAAGCTCATTGGTTATTGCTCAGATGGTGACAACCGGCTTCTGGTGTATGAATTTATGCCCAAGGGAAGTTTGGAGAACCATCTGTTTAGAa GAGGCGCTGATCCTTTGTCATGGGCAATAAGGCTCAAAGTTGCCATTGGAGCTGCTAGGGGCTTGTCATTTTTACATGATGCTGAAAACCAAGTCATATATCGTGATTTCAAGGCATCAAACATTCTTCTCGATTCG GAATTCAACGCAAAACTTTCAGATTTTGGCTTGGCAAAAGCCGGTCCAACTGGGGATAAAACCCATGTATCCACACAAGTCATGGGTACTCATGGATATGCAGCTCCAGAGTACATTGCAACAG GCCGTCTCTCTGCAAAGGCAGATGTCTATAGCTTCGGGGTGGTGTTGCTTGAACTGCTCACTGGAAGAAGGGCTCTGGATAAATCAAAACCAGGCTTTGAGCAGAACCTAGTTGACTGGGCCAGACCTCACCTGGGCGACAAGCGCAGACTGTACCGTATCATGGACACGAAGTTGGGAGGACAGTACCCCAAAAAGGGCGCAAATGCCATTGCAAGCATTGCCTCGCAATGCATTTGCGGTGACGCCAAGCTGCGGCCTCCAATGTCGCAGGTGCTGGAAGAGCTGGAACAGCTACAAGATGCCAAATATGGTGCACCATCGCCATTAGTCGACATCCGGAAAGCCTCGCACGCTGCCCCCAAATCGCCTATGACCAGCACCCCAAAATCGCCGCTGAGCAGCACCCCAAAATCGCCGATGAGAGCTCAACCGGCAGCACGGCCTTCGCCAcggcgctcgcttggagcagcagcACCTTTGGCAGGATACCGCACTGCCCAAGTGCACTAG
- the LOC100191980 gene encoding probable serine/threonine-protein kinase PBL3 isoform X1, translated as MRDRNELPTPRTEGEILSSSNLKAFTFNDLKNATKNFRPDSLLGEGGFGHVYKGWIDEHTLAPSRPGSGMVVAVKKLKPEGFQGHKEWLTEVDYLGQLHHKNLVKLIGYCSDGDNRLLVYEFMPKGSLENHLFRRGADPLSWAIRLKVAIGAARGLSFLHDAENQVIYRDFKASNILLDSEFNAKLSDFGLAKAGPTGDKTHVSTQVMGTHGYAAPEYIATGRLSAKADVYSFGVVLLELLTGRRALDKSKPGFEQNLVDWARPHLGDKRRLYRIMDTKLGGQYPKKGANAIASIASQCICGDAKLRPPMSQVLEELEQLQDAKYGAPSPLVDIRKASHAAPKSPMTSTPKSPLSSTPKSPMRAQPAARPSPRRSLGAAAPLAGYRTAQVH; from the exons ATGAGAGATCGAAATGAGCTTCCTACTCCTCGGACAGAAGGTGAAATATTGTCATCTTCTAATTTGAAGGCATTCACGTTCAATGATCTAAAAAATGCAACCAAGAACTTCCGACCGGACAGCCTTCTTGGGGAAGGAGGGTTTGGGCATGTCTACAAAGGTTGGATTGATGAGCACACGCTTGCTCCTTCAAGACCTGGGAGTGGTATGGTTGTTGCTGTGAAGAAGCTTAAACCGGAAGGTTTTCAAGGACACAAGGAATGGCTG ACAGAGGTTGATTACCTTGGCCAACTTCACCACAAGAATCTTGTTAAGCTCATTGGTTATTGCTCAGATGGTGACAACCGGCTTCTGGTGTATGAATTTATGCCCAAGGGAAGTTTGGAGAACCATCTGTTTAGAa GAGGCGCTGATCCTTTGTCATGGGCAATAAGGCTCAAAGTTGCCATTGGAGCTGCTAGGGGCTTGTCATTTTTACATGATGCTGAAAACCAAGTCATATATCGTGATTTCAAGGCATCAAACATTCTTCTCGATTCG GAATTCAACGCAAAACTTTCAGATTTTGGCTTGGCAAAAGCCGGTCCAACTGGGGATAAAACCCATGTATCCACACAAGTCATGGGTACTCATGGATATGCAGCTCCAGAGTACATTGCAACAG GCCGTCTCTCTGCAAAGGCAGATGTCTATAGCTTCGGGGTGGTGTTGCTTGAACTGCTCACTGGAAGAAGGGCTCTGGATAAATCAAAACCAGGCTTTGAGCAGAACCTAGTTGACTGGGCCAGACCTCACCTGGGCGACAAGCGCAGACTGTACCGTATCATGGACACGAAGTTGGGAGGACAGTACCCCAAAAAGGGCGCAAATGCCATTGCAAGCATTGCCTCGCAATGCATTTGCGGTGACGCCAAGCTGCGGCCTCCAATGTCGCAGGTGCTGGAAGAGCTGGAACAGCTACAAGATGCCAAATATGGTGCACCATCGCCATTAGTCGACATCCGGAAAGCCTCGCACGCTGCCCCCAAATCGCCTATGACCAGCACCCCAAAATCGCCGCTGAGCAGCACCCCAAAATCGCCGATGAGAGCTCAACCGGCAGCACGGCCTTCGCCAcggcgctcgcttggagcagcagcACCTTTGGCAGGATACCGCACTGCCCAAGTGCACTAG